The genomic DNA CAGAAATCATGTCACACTTTGTGGTGGGAACAATAAGTCGGAAAATTGACTGCTGCTCGCAGCTGTTCTCCCACAGATCTATAAAATCTCATCTCGGTGTCTTTGTGCTCATGTGTCTGCCTGACAGAACTCACCACTTCCACTGAgatatatatactttttttatGCTCTGGTCCAACCAGCTTGGTTTGTTTTAAGTGTCGGTATCTAATTTCCCCATTTTGCAGCGCTGAAAAGAGTCTGTGTTTGGTGTGACAAAATGCTCGTCTCTCTAACTTTTCCTTAGTCATCAGAaactaaaaaacacataaaggcAAAACTTTGTGCCAAATAAAATCGAGGACAACAACTTCCTGTAGTGAAAGCTTTCCAAAATAACCTGGATCTGTCAGCTGCCATAATGGTGACGCAGTACTGCTGATTCCTGTCTGCTGCCTGTGAAGACTGATCAGCTGACTGGCACATACTCTACCTGCAGTGTGAAGCTGCCATCACTGCTGTGACTCCGACATGTCACATGTTTCACACCCTCTTCCCATTTCCTGTCAGTGAACGCaaaactgtaaaaagaaaaaaaagctgcagctGTCGTTCCTCCTTATCTGATGCTCTCACTGACATGTCAATGCATGGTCCCTTACTGGTGATGCTTCAGTGtcaagtgaccttgaccttgttCCTGTTGTTGCTGCAGGTCCAGTCATAGGAAGTACAGCCTGGGTCGCCCAGACCAGCGGGACCTGAGTGAGAACCTGGCTGCCACCCAGGGCCTGGCCAACATGATCACCGAGGCCCAGAGACTCTTCCAGGTACAGACCCTGACAACTAATCACTTTTGAAGCTTAAGAGGCAGGATTAACAAAATAATGTTACAAATGACAAAATCCTCTTTGTAGCTTCCAGAGTTTTGGCCCGGTCAGCATTTGAGTGCAGCAGGCCCCACTGAAGACTCCCTGtctgaggagggaggaggc from Epinephelus moara isolate mb unplaced genomic scaffold, YSFRI_EMoa_1.0 scaffold343, whole genome shotgun sequence includes the following:
- the LOC126387295 gene encoding rho GTPase-activating protein 7-like produces the protein SSHRKYSLGRPDQRDLSENLAATQGLANMITEAQRLFQLPEFWPGQHLSAAGPTEDSLSEEGGGPASSSQSGGEEELEERRRKLQLSTQHLLKEAREKSRGWESHSAPEHVELAYKK